Proteins encoded in a region of the Quercus lobata isolate SW786 chromosome 8, ValleyOak3.0 Primary Assembly, whole genome shotgun sequence genome:
- the LOC115954447 gene encoding vacuolar protein-sorting-associated protein 33 homolog, whose protein sequence is MIGLVLVRKKIKDVPSFDIVQLGSFPSPNHESPRNRVQAHSKLSTSAIVFLCQRRREKFPGQREISLQWKIPNLDNAPINLTSLREQSQKELLNIIKNIRWKKCLVIDPKLGSSFSSIIQTSLLKEHGVDLRHLSAEPLQTDCTKVVYLVRSQLDLMKFICSNVHDDVSKGLQREYFVYFVPRRTVVCEKILEEENVYNLMTIGEYPLYIVPLEEDVLSFELDLAYKESQVDGDTSSLWHIAKAIHKLEFSFGVIPNARSKGKASVRVADILNRMQAEEPVNSPDMVVPEINTLILLDREVDMVTPMLSQLTYEGLLDECLHVNNGSVELDASIMGLQQEGKKIKVPLNSSDKLFKEIQDLNFEVVVRILRQKATSMKQDYTEVTTTTQSVSELKDFVKKLNSLPEMTKHINLAQHLSTFTSKPAFLGQPDMEHTIVEAQSYDICFEYIEELIHKQEPLVNVLRLLILFSITSSGLSKKQFDYLRRELLHSYGFEHMATLNNLEKAGLLRKQESKSNWLTIKRALQLVVEDTDTANPNDIAYVFSGYAPLSIRLVQHAVQSGWRPIEEILKLLPGPHSETKRGRFSSSPSYDTLQASANIDKVADGRRSLVLVVFIGGITFAEISALRFLSAQEGMAYDLIVGTTKIVSGHSLAETFVERLG, encoded by the exons ATGATTGGTCTGG tGTTAGTgcgaaaaaaaatcaaagatgtaCCAAGCTTTGATATTGTTCAGCTCGGTTCGTTCCCAAGCCCAAATCATGAAAGCCCAAGAAACAGGGTCCAGGCCCATTCGAAGCTTTCAACTTCTGCGATCGTCTTCTTGTGCCAACGAAGAAGAGAGAAATTCCCAGGACAGAGAGAAATTTCGCTCCAATGGAAGATTCCGAACCTAGATAATGCTCCTATCAATCTCACATCTCTCAG AGAACAGTCACAGAAGGAGCTCCTAAACATCATCAAGAAT ATTCGATGGAAAAAGTGCTTGGTTATTGATCCGAAGCTCGGGAGTTCTTTCTCATCGATCATACAAACTTCGCTTCTAAAG GAACATGGGGTTGACTTGCGGCATCTTTCAGCTGAACCCCTTCAAACTGACTGCACCAAAGTGGTTTACCTTGTCCGTTCTCAGCTTGATTTAATGAAATTCATATGTTCGAATGTTCACGATGATGTATCGAAGGGACTTCAAAGGGAATACTTTGTTTATTTTGTCCCTCGCCGCACAGTTGTATGTGAGAAG ATCCTTGAAGAGGAAAATGTTTATAATTTGATGACTATAGGGGAGTACCCATTGTACATAGTTCCATTGGAGGAGGATGTATTATCATTTGAACTCGACCTTGCTTATAAA GAAAGTCAAGTCGATGGTGATACAAGCTCACTTTGGCATATCGCTAAAGCCATTCACAAGCTTGAG TTTTCTTTTGGAGTGATACCAAACGCGAGATCCAAAGGCAAAGCATCAGTGCGTGTTGCAGACATTCTAAACCGTATGCAAGCAGAGGAACCTGTTAACTCACCTGAT ATGGTTGTGCCAGAGATAAATACACTCATCCTTTTAGATAGGGAG GTGGACATGGTTACTCCTATGTTGTCTCAATTAACATATGAGGGGCTACTTGATGAG TGTCTGCATGTCAATAATGGTTCTGTGGAGCTGGATGCATCTATCATGGGTCTCCAACAAGAgggaaaaaagataaaagttcCACTTAATTCAAG TGACAAGCTGTTTAAGGAGATACAGGATCTCAACTTCGAAGTTGTTGTCCGG ATTCTACGTCAGAAAGCAACATCCATGAAGCAGGACTACACAGAAGTGACAACAACT ACACAGTCAGTTTCTGAATTAAAGGACTTTGTCAAAAAGCTGAACTCATTGCCAGAAATGACTAA GCACATAAATCTTGCTCAGCATCTGTCGACATTCACATCAAAGCCAGCCTTTCTTGGGCAACCTGACATGGAACACACAATTGTTGAGGCACAGAGTTATGACAT ATGCTTTGAGTACATTGAAGAATTGATCCATAAGCAGGAGCCTCTTGTCAATGTCCTACGccttctcatcttattttccATTACAAGTTCTGGGTTGTCCAAAAAGCAGTTTGACTATTTGAG GAGAGAACTACTCCACAGCTATGGATTTGAGCACATGGCGACACTGAATAATTTAGAAAAAGCTGGGTTGCTCAGAAAGCAG GAGTCAAAAAGCAACTGGCTGACAATTAAACGTGCTCTACAACTTGTTGTTGAGGACACTGATACAGCCAA CCCGAATGATATTGCCTACGTATTTTCTGGATATGCACCTCTTAGTATTCGTCTTGTTCAGCATGCTGTGCAGTCTGGATG GCGTCCTATAGAAGAAATCCTGAAGCTGCTACCAGGACCACATTCAGAAACAAAAAGG GGCAGATTCTCAAGCAGTCCATCATATGACACCTTGCAGGCTTCAGCTAATATAGACAA AGTTGCTGATGGAAGGCGGTCTCTAGTTCTCGTTGTCTTCATTGGAGGCATAACATTTGCAGAGATTTCCGCTCTTCGATTTCTCAGTGCTCAG GAAGGGATGGCATATGATTTGATTGTTGGGACAACCAAAATTGTCAGTGGGCATAGCTTAGCTGAAACATTTGTAGAGAGGTTGGGCTAA